From Streptobacillus felis, one genomic window encodes:
- a CDS encoding branched-chain amino acid ABC transporter permease, translating to MDKKNRLKLNKTNYTLGFLMLLFTYIILQYSIIGDGIFSYKASIYINILIYILFALSINVTTGVMGELNLGHAGFISIGAYSSAIFSKYIYSFGLPTILHLIIVCIFGAIIAAIFGALVSMTTFRLRGDYLAIITLAFGEIVKYIIQNIEFLGGAAGLNGIPDIVNFSYVFLIVVVSSVLMIMILISKKGRQLLSIRENEIAAENMGVNINKAKVYGFTLSAFFAGIGGALFAHNLGSLTPDKFNFVFSIEILVMVVLGGLGSITGAVVSATFLTLLNEVLRQVSEYRFLVYSLILISLMIFKKDGILGTNEFTIPSFLKWLKDIKQKVIK from the coding sequence ATGGATAAAAAAAATAGATTAAAATTAAATAAAACAAATTATACTTTAGGTTTTTTAATGTTATTATTCACATATATTATTCTACAATATTCAATTATTGGTGATGGTATATTTAGTTATAAGGCTAGTATATATATAAATATATTAATATATATTTTATTTGCATTAAGTATAAATGTTACTACAGGAGTAATGGGAGAATTAAACTTAGGACATGCAGGATTCATATCTATAGGTGCTTATTCTTCAGCAATATTTTCTAAATATATTTACTCATTCGGGCTTCCGACTATCTTACATTTAATAATAGTTTGTATATTTGGAGCTATAATTGCAGCTATCTTCGGGGCATTAGTTTCAATGACTACTTTTAGATTAAGAGGAGATTACTTAGCTATTATTACACTTGCTTTTGGGGAAATAGTTAAATATATCATACAAAATATAGAGTTTTTAGGTGGTGCTGCAGGATTAAATGGTATACCTGATATAGTTAATTTCAGTTATGTATTTTTAATAGTTGTAGTATCATCAGTACTTATGATAATGATATTAATTTCTAAAAAAGGAAGACAACTTCTTTCTATTAGAGAAAATGAAATAGCTGCAGAAAATATGGGTGTTAATATTAATAAGGCAAAAGTATATGGATTTACATTATCTGCATTTTTTGCAGGTATAGGTGGAGCGCTTTTTGCTCATAACCTTGGAAGTTTAACTCCAGATAAATTTAATTTTGTATTCTCAATAGAAATTTTAGTTATGGTTGTACTTGGAGGACTAGGAAGTATTACTGGAGCTGTAGTATCTGCAACATTTTTAACATTATTAAATGAGGTATTAAGACAAGTTTCAGAGTATAGATTTTTAGTTTATTCATTAATATTAATTAGTTTAATGATATTTAAAAAAGATGGTATATTGGGGACAAACGAATTTACTATACCATCTTTCTTGAAATGGCTAAAAGATATTAAACAGAAGGTGATAAAATGA
- a CDS encoding MBL fold metallo-hydrolase, with protein sequence MKVAILGSSSSGNSTFVEVGGVKLLVDVGFSLKKIIEKLAIINEKLEDIHSVFITHEHIDHVKSLGPLLRKTNAKVYIHEDSFNVIKSKIGKYDENRIHLLKHREVYIENACIINFDLTHDAMHCLGYSFIENNKKFVYITDAGYVTKMMELQCRDADVIAIESNYDYDLLMSGSYPWDIKSRIKGKFGHLSNQDCLKLLKNSYTENLKKIFLMHLSDENNMPSLAMHNIRKEYKNIDIEISGEEVTSTFEI encoded by the coding sequence ATGAAAGTAGCTATTTTAGGAAGTAGCAGTAGTGGTAATTCAACTTTTGTTGAAGTAGGTGGAGTTAAGTTATTAGTTGATGTAGGATTTAGTTTAAAAAAAATAATAGAAAAACTTGCAATCATTAATGAAAAACTAGAAGACATACATTCAGTTTTTATAACTCATGAACATATAGATCATGTTAAATCACTGGGTCCTTTATTAAGAAAAACAAATGCAAAAGTATATATACATGAAGATTCTTTTAACGTTATTAAATCTAAAATAGGTAAATATGATGAAAATAGAATTCATTTATTAAAACATAGAGAGGTATATATAGAAAATGCATGTATTATTAATTTTGACTTAACACATGATGCAATGCACTGCTTAGGGTATTCTTTTATAGAAAACAATAAAAAATTTGTATATATTACTGATGCTGGTTATGTAACTAAAATGATGGAATTACAATGTAGAGATGCAGATGTTATAGCTATAGAAAGTAATTATGATTATGATCTACTAATGTCAGGTTCATACCCATGGGATATTAAAAGTAGAATTAAAGGAAAATTTGGACATTTAAGTAATCAAGATTGTTTGAAATTATTAAAAAATAGTTATACTGAAAATTTAAAGAAAATATTTTTAATGCACTTAAGTGATGAAAATAATATGCCATCTCTTGCAATGCATAATATAAGAAAAGAATATAAAAATATAGATATAGAAATTTCTGGTGAGGAAGTTACAAGTACATTTGAGATATAG
- the xerA gene encoding site-specific tyrosine recombinase/integron integrase, giving the protein MDKILEKFLYYQEVVLNKSFNTVKSYKKDLEQFIEYLYNNEGINDFNRVEIFTFRSFIAYLNVELKVNKRSINRKLSAIRTFFKYLLENEYINENKSIYISTPKFEKPLPNYLTKEDIDRIRTVINLEKITGLRDRAIIELLYSSGLRSMELLDLTEYTLDLKNLEVRVIGKGNKERISFFSKNAQKYIKEYIDRKKIEYKNYTKDVLFVNKDGNKLDSRSLRRLITNYSNKAGINKEVTPHIFRHSFATELLNQGVDIRFVQELLGHSSIATTQFYTHISKNTLKDAYMKSHPFATKK; this is encoded by the coding sequence ATGGATAAGATATTAGAAAAATTCCTATACTATCAGGAAGTTGTATTAAATAAAAGTTTTAATACTGTTAAATCATATAAAAAAGATTTAGAACAATTTATAGAATACTTATATAATAACGAAGGTATAAATGATTTTAATAGGGTAGAAATTTTTACTTTTAGATCTTTTATTGCTTATTTAAATGTAGAGTTGAAAGTAAATAAAAGAAGTATAAATAGAAAATTATCAGCAATTAGAACATTTTTCAAATATTTACTAGAAAACGAATATATTAATGAGAATAAATCTATATATATTTCTACTCCTAAGTTTGAAAAACCTCTACCAAATTATTTAACTAAAGAGGATATTGATAGAATAAGAACTGTAATCAATTTAGAGAAAATAACAGGATTAAGGGATAGAGCTATAATAGAATTGCTATATTCAAGTGGACTAAGATCTATGGAATTACTTGATTTAACTGAATATACATTAGATTTAAAAAATCTTGAAGTAAGAGTAATAGGTAAGGGTAATAAAGAAAGAATATCTTTTTTTAGTAAAAATGCGCAAAAATATATTAAAGAATATATAGATAGAAAGAAAATAGAATACAAGAATTATACAAAAGATGTCTTATTTGTAAATAAAGATGGAAATAAATTAGATTCTAGATCTTTAAGAAGATTAATAACAAATTATTCTAATAAAGCTGGTATAAATAAAGAGGTTACACCACATATATTTAGACATAGTTTTGCAACAGAACTATTAAATCAAGGTGTAGATATAAGATTTGTACAAGAATTATTAGGTCACAGTAGTATTGCAACTACTCAATTTTATACTCATATAAGTAAAAATACATTAAAGGATGCATATATGAAATCACATCCTTTTGCAACAAAAAAATAG
- a CDS encoding uracil-DNA glycosylase family protein, translating into MWKELEYRIRTLDVYRNYKENVEIMQGMGNKNANIMLILNDVEKEAFENENILESNKGRVVKNIFNFVGINLDEIYITSLYKLEKSNIIFNSNTTDELLDVLITEIMLVNPKYIITVGEEVFNVLISDSLGKDIKKNNVNINKCVGNIYNYFNKVLVPIYDIQYITKSKKEEKMKIVEVLKLIKENE; encoded by the coding sequence ATGTGGAAAGAATTAGAATATAGAATAAGAACTTTAGATGTTTATAGAAACTATAAAGAAAATGTTGAAATAATGCAGGGGATGGGTAATAAAAATGCAAATATTATGTTAATATTAAACGATGTTGAAAAAGAAGCTTTTGAAAATGAAAATATTTTAGAAAGTAATAAAGGTAGAGTTGTAAAGAATATTTTTAATTTTGTAGGTATAAATTTAGATGAAATATATATAACATCTTTATATAAATTAGAAAAAAGTAATATAATATTTAATTCTAATACTACTGATGAATTACTAGATGTTTTAATTACAGAAATAATGTTAGTAAATCCTAAATATATTATTACTGTAGGAGAAGAAGTATTTAATGTCTTAATTTCAGATTCATTAGGTAAAGATATTAAGAAAAATAATGTTAATATAAACAAATGTGTTGGTAATATCTATAATTATTTTAATAAAGTATTGGTACCTATATATGATATACAATACATAACAAAATCAAAAAAAGAAGAAAAAATGAAAATAGTAGAAGTTTTAAAATTGATTAAGGAGAATGAATAA
- a CDS encoding MBL fold metallo-hydrolase, which produces MEIIRFENYDYISNTYIIKSEDKIYVVDPGSKDMSRVIEYLKENKLDLTAILLTHGHFDHILGLPEILTYKNVDVYIYDTEKDFLFDEKLSVLLWAQTNQSYLNPCLENANIITLKEGDIVDKFEIIHTPGHTSGSICYYNSEDKILISGDTMFKNGYGRVDLPTGSSEDMWKSIGKILKLDKETVIYPGHGDDTTVSKEYSFYYAGY; this is translated from the coding sequence ATGGAAATAATAAGATTTGAAAATTATGACTATATAAGCAATACATATATTATTAAAAGTGAAGATAAAATATATGTAGTAGATCCTGGATCTAAAGATATGAGTAGGGTAATAGAATATTTAAAAGAAAATAAACTAGATTTAACTGCTATTTTACTAACTCACGGTCATTTTGATCATATTTTAGGTTTGCCAGAGATATTAACTTATAAAAATGTAGATGTATATATATATGATACAGAAAAGGATTTTTTATTTGATGAAAAATTATCGGTGCTTTTATGGGCACAAACTAATCAAAGTTATTTAAATCCTTGTCTAGAAAATGCAAATATTATTACATTAAAAGAGGGAGATATTGTAGATAAATTTGAAATCATACATACTCCAGGACATACTAGTGGAAGTATATGTTACTATAATTCTGAAGATAAAATTTTAATTTCAGGAGATACTATGTTTAAAAACGGTTATGGAAGAGTAGATTTACCAACTGGTAGTTCAGAGGATATGTGGAAATCTATAGGCAAGATATTAAAACTAGATAAAGAAACAGTAATATATCCAGGTCATGGAGATGATACTACAGTATCTAAAGAATATTCATTTTATTATGCAGGATATTAA
- a CDS encoding branched-chain amino acid ABC transporter permease, with the protein MLKNFIDQTINGLQTGSIYALIALGYTMVYGIVKLINFAHGDILMIGAYISFVAVNRGFGLTTALIISIVICSILGIVMERLAYRPLREASRMNVLITAIGLSFLLESLALIYFGAAPKIIKTEFIPKYLSSSEYITFLGISVSNLSFFVITVTLLCMILLNVFIKYTSLGKATRAVSQDISAAKLMGINTDFTISLTFAIGSALGALGGLMYALTYPRIDPYMGLLPGLKAFIAAVFGGIGNIPGAMVGGYVMGLLETYVKGYISSTWANPIVFILLIIILLFKPNGLFGKNRKEKV; encoded by the coding sequence ATGTTAAAAAATTTTATAGATCAAACGATAAATGGACTACAGACAGGTAGTATTTATGCACTTATCGCTCTTGGATATACTATGGTTTATGGAATAGTTAAATTAATAAACTTTGCACATGGGGATATATTAATGATAGGTGCATATATAAGTTTTGTTGCTGTTAATAGAGGTTTTGGACTAACTACAGCTTTAATTATTTCTATAGTAATTTGTTCAATATTAGGTATAGTAATGGAAAGATTAGCATATAGACCATTAAGAGAAGCTTCACGTATGAATGTTTTAATTACAGCCATAGGTCTTAGTTTTTTACTTGAGAGTTTAGCTTTAATATATTTTGGTGCTGCACCCAAAATTATTAAAACTGAATTTATTCCAAAATACTTATCAAGTTCAGAATATATTACTTTTCTAGGAATTAGTGTAAGTAATTTAAGTTTTTTTGTAATAACAGTTACTTTACTATGTATGATATTACTAAATGTATTTATTAAGTATACTAGCTTAGGGAAGGCTACTAGGGCTGTTTCACAAGATATTTCAGCTGCAAAACTTATGGGTATAAACACTGATTTTACTATTTCATTAACTTTTGCAATAGGATCAGCATTAGGAGCATTAGGTGGGTTAATGTATGCACTAACTTATCCAAGAATAGATCCATATATGGGATTACTTCCAGGACTTAAAGCATTTATTGCAGCCGTATTTGGAGGAATAGGTAATATTCCAGGTGCAATGGTTGGAGGTTATGTTATGGGATTATTAGAAACTTATGTTAAAGGATATATTTCTTCAACATGGGCAAATCCTATTGTGTTTATACTTTTAATAATTATCCTATTATTCAAGCCTAACGGATTATTTGGTAAGAATAGAAAGGAAAAGGTATAA
- a CDS encoding dihydrolipoyl dehydrogenase family protein: MFDLIVIGWGKGGKTLANILANKGKKVAIIEKDPKMYGGTCPNVGCLPTKAMIHRSKILVEIGALGVERDYEFNNVIYQNALTEKKKLVNKVNSANYNLLNNNENIKVYKGEARFISNTEVLVNGDVLKAKNIVINTGSKTRIPEIEGINSDKVLTSDTALELEVLPERLGIIGGGFIGLEFASYFNNFGSEVTVFEGGNKFMPREDEDISECIYNLLTEQGINFNFSSKILEIKELANKLQLKYEKDGETKIEYFENILVSIGREPNTDGLGLENTDIKVSDRGEILVDEYLETIVSGIFAVGDVKGGEMFTAVSLDDSRIVLSKILNEKGRSLKEGRNVPKVLFTDPSYAQVGLNELKANELGIKYTVKKLPTTTIPKSLAIGETDGFTKVLINENDEIIGAFIINYEAHEMINLLALAIDQKIKYQVLRDLIYAHPIYTEGLNDVLK; this comes from the coding sequence ATGTTTGATTTAATAGTAATTGGTTGGGGTAAAGGTGGAAAAACTTTGGCAAATATCTTAGCAAATAAAGGTAAAAAGGTAGCTATAATTGAAAAAGATCCCAAAATGTATGGAGGAACTTGTCCAAATGTTGGATGTCTGCCTACTAAGGCTATGATACATAGATCAAAAATTTTAGTTGAGATAGGGGCCTTAGGTGTAGAAAGAGACTATGAATTTAATAATGTCATTTATCAAAATGCATTAACTGAAAAGAAAAAATTGGTAAATAAGGTAAATTCTGCTAATTATAATTTATTAAATAATAATGAAAATATTAAAGTATATAAAGGTGAAGCTAGATTCATTTCAAATACAGAAGTATTAGTAAATGGGGATGTATTAAAAGCTAAAAACATAGTTATTAATACAGGATCAAAAACAAGAATTCCAGAAATTGAAGGAATAAATAGCGATAAAGTATTAACAAGTGATACTGCTTTAGAACTTGAAGTTTTACCAGAAAGATTAGGTATAATAGGCGGTGGATTTATTGGACTTGAGTTTGCAAGCTATTTTAACAATTTTGGTTCTGAAGTTACAGTTTTTGAAGGTGGAAATAAATTTATGCCAAGAGAAGATGAAGATATATCCGAATGCATATATAATTTATTGACTGAACAAGGTATTAATTTTAATTTTTCATCTAAAATATTAGAAATAAAAGAGTTAGCTAATAAATTACAGTTAAAATATGAAAAAGATGGAGAAACAAAAATAGAATATTTTGAAAATATTTTAGTTTCCATAGGTAGAGAGCCGAATACAGATGGGTTAGGTTTAGAAAATACTGATATTAAAGTTTCAGATAGAGGCGAAATACTTGTTGATGAATATTTAGAAACAATAGTATCTGGAATATTTGCTGTAGGAGATGTAAAAGGTGGTGAAATGTTTACTGCAGTTTCATTGGATGATAGTAGAATAGTACTTTCTAAAATATTAAATGAAAAAGGTAGAAGTTTAAAAGAAGGTAGAAATGTACCTAAAGTATTATTTACAGATCCTAGTTATGCTCAAGTTGGGTTAAATGAATTAAAGGCCAATGAATTAGGAATTAAATACACAGTAAAAAAATTACCAACAACTACTATTCCTAAATCATTAGCTATAGGAGAAACAGATGGATTTACTAAAGTATTAATTAATGAGAACGATGAAATAATTGGTGCATTTATAATTAATTATGAAGCACATGAAATGATTAATCTATTAGCTTTAGCTATAGATCAAAAAATAAAATATCAAGTATTAAGAGATTTAATATATGCTCACCCTATTTATACTGAGGGATTAAATGATGTTTTAAAATAG
- a CDS encoding ABC transporter substrate-binding protein — MKKVILSVLTLIMLFSCGNKAEVDVKGGSESIIKIGVPEPLTGDISQYGVAIKEGIEFKFEQINNEGGINGKKVEVVVEDTKGDLQEAVNIMKKMISVDKVDAVLGESISANSFAIAELAQKAGIPMITPAGTRFDITEGKDFVYRATFTDPFQGEILAKYIQKEGFKNIAILTNTSSDYSVGVTTKFKEIAQEINLKFEEQKYTKDDKDFKSLLTNIKNTGFDAVLVPDYYNTVGLILSQAKELGLEVQFFGADGWDGIQTDFVDVAEGAIFTSQFDINDTSELNVAFVTKFKEKYGKEPNLFTSLGYDAATILAVALKSVENPSDHVAVKEALNKVSVELVTGKLEFDQNRNPKKVVSFLTIQNGKLVLKEKF, encoded by the coding sequence ATGAAAAAAGTAATATTATCAGTTCTAACGCTAATCATGTTGTTTAGCTGTGGTAATAAAGCAGAAGTTGATGTGAAAGGAGGATCTGAGTCTATTATTAAAATTGGTGTTCCCGAACCTTTAACTGGAGATATTTCTCAATATGGAGTAGCAATTAAAGAAGGAATAGAATTTAAATTCGAGCAGATAAATAATGAAGGTGGAATTAACGGGAAAAAAGTAGAAGTAGTAGTAGAAGATACTAAAGGAGATTTACAAGAAGCTGTAAACATAATGAAAAAAATGATTTCAGTTGATAAAGTAGATGCAGTTTTAGGAGAATCAATTTCAGCAAACTCATTTGCGATTGCAGAACTTGCTCAAAAAGCTGGAATTCCAATGATAACACCAGCAGGAACAAGATTTGACATTACAGAAGGTAAGGATTTTGTATATAGAGCTACATTTACAGATCCATTCCAAGGAGAAATTTTAGCTAAATATATTCAAAAAGAAGGATTTAAAAATATAGCTATTTTAACTAATACTTCAAGTGATTATTCAGTTGGGGTTACAACTAAATTTAAAGAAATTGCACAAGAAATTAATTTAAAATTTGAAGAACAAAAATATACTAAAGATGATAAAGATTTCAAATCATTATTAACTAATATTAAAAATACAGGATTTGATGCAGTTTTAGTTCCAGATTACTATAACACAGTAGGATTAATCTTATCACAAGCAAAAGAATTAGGATTAGAAGTACAATTCTTTGGAGCAGATGGATGGGATGGAATACAAACTGATTTCGTAGATGTTGCTGAAGGAGCTATATTTACAAGTCAATTTGATATTAATGATACTTCAGAATTAAATGTTGCATTTGTTACTAAGTTTAAAGAAAAATATGGTAAGGAACCAAACTTATTTACATCATTAGGTTATGATGCTGCAACAATATTAGCAGTAGCTTTAAAATCTGTTGAAAATCCATCAGATCACGTTGCGGTAAAAGAAGCATTAAATAAAGTTAGTGTTGAATTAGTAACAGGAAAACTTGAATTTGATCAAAATAGAAACCCTAAGAAAGTAGTATCTTTCTTAACAATTCAAAATGGTAAATTAGTATTAAAAGAAAAATTCTAA
- a CDS encoding mechanosensitive ion channel family protein — translation MEQVTTFLKKVFDLTFILKWTENNLLQIITGLVVLFFYKKIASILLMVFDKILFSKMKDHGLRSFLKSFLKVFIHIVLIYIVIGLFGFNLTSVFAIIGAMSVVIGFAFKEIIQNIFGGIILLVFKPFRVGDVVQYNSYIGTVKKIEMFYTRIVNFQNEIVIVPNGLLINNEIKNITAQNRRRLDLIIAVSYKSDLALVKEILEQIVNDCEYVLRGKDDNYTIGLGELAASSINFVTNVYVLPENYLLAKFYILEQVKKRFDAAGISIPYNQLDVHIKER, via the coding sequence ATGGAACAAGTAACAACATTTTTAAAGAAAGTTTTTGATTTAACTTTTATTTTAAAATGGACAGAAAATAATTTGCTTCAAATAATTACTGGATTGGTAGTCTTATTTTTCTATAAAAAAATAGCTAGTATTTTATTAATGGTATTTGACAAAATATTATTTTCAAAGATGAAAGATCACGGTCTTAGAAGCTTTTTAAAATCATTTTTAAAGGTATTTATACATATAGTATTAATATATATTGTTATAGGCCTATTTGGGTTTAACTTAACTTCTGTATTTGCAATTATAGGTGCAATGTCAGTTGTTATAGGGTTTGCTTTCAAAGAAATTATACAAAATATATTTGGAGGTATTATACTATTAGTATTTAAACCATTTAGAGTTGGAGATGTAGTTCAATATAATAGCTATATTGGTACTGTAAAAAAAATAGAAATGTTTTATACAAGAATTGTTAATTTTCAAAATGAAATTGTTATAGTACCTAATGGATTGTTAATAAATAATGAAATAAAAAATATAACAGCTCAAAACAGAAGGAGATTAGATTTAATTATTGCAGTATCATATAAATCTGATTTAGCTTTAGTTAAAGAAATATTAGAACAAATAGTTAATGATTGTGAATATGTTTTAAGAGGTAAAGATGATAATTATACTATAGGTTTAGGAGAACTTGCGGCTTCTTCTATAAATTTTGTTACTAATGTATATGTATTACCAGAAAACTATTTATTAGCAAAATTCTACATTTTAGAGCAAGTTAAGAAAAGATTTGATGCTGCTGGTATTTCAATACCGTATAATCAACTTGATGTACATATTAAAGAAAGGTAG
- the ychF gene encoding redox-regulated ATPase YchF encodes MIGIGIVGLPNVGKSTLFNAITKTQNAEAANYPFATIEPNVGIVLVPDQRLDEIAKIINPKRVLGASVEFVDIAGLVKGASGGEGLGNQFLSNIRNTKAICQVVRCFEDENIIHVEGSVDPIRDIEIINSELILADIDTVEKAIVKNTKLARTNKEAKFLVDTLEKCKKILEEYKMLSSAEFTEEELNTIKTYQFLTLKPIMFGLNISEEDLVNGTENVHMKKVREYAESIKAECVSFSAKVESELIEIEDEEERNEFIESLGIKEPSLNRFIRAGFKLLGLISYFTAGEQEVRAWTIEEGTLAPKAASEIHSDIERGFIRAEVVAYDKFIEYKGWAGSKEKGTMRLEGKEYVVKDGDVMFFRFNV; translated from the coding sequence ATGATAGGAATAGGAATAGTAGGATTACCTAATGTTGGTAAATCAACTTTATTTAATGCAATAACAAAAACTCAAAATGCTGAAGCTGCAAATTACCCATTTGCAACTATAGAACCTAATGTAGGTATTGTTTTAGTTCCAGATCAAAGACTTGATGAAATTGCAAAAATTATTAACCCTAAAAGAGTTTTAGGAGCATCTGTAGAATTTGTTGATATTGCAGGATTAGTTAAGGGTGCTTCTGGTGGTGAAGGATTAGGTAATCAGTTTTTAAGTAATATTAGAAATACAAAAGCTATATGTCAGGTAGTAAGATGTTTTGAAGATGAAAATATTATACATGTTGAAGGTAGTGTTGATCCAATAAGAGATATAGAAATTATAAATAGTGAATTGATTCTTGCTGATATAGATACAGTAGAGAAAGCAATAGTGAAAAACACTAAACTTGCAAGAACTAATAAGGAAGCTAAATTTTTAGTAGACACTTTAGAAAAATGTAAAAAAATATTAGAAGAATATAAAATGTTATCATCTGCTGAATTTACTGAAGAAGAATTAAATACTATAAAAACATATCAGTTTTTAACATTAAAACCTATAATGTTTGGATTAAATATTTCTGAAGAAGATTTAGTTAATGGAACTGAAAACGTGCATATGAAAAAAGTAAGAGAGTATGCTGAGAGTATAAAAGCTGAATGTGTTTCTTTTTCAGCTAAAGTTGAATCAGAATTAATAGAAATTGAAGATGAAGAAGAAAGAAATGAATTTATAGAAAGTCTAGGAATAAAAGAACCTAGTTTAAATAGATTTATTAGAGCAGGATTTAAATTACTTGGTTTAATTTCATATTTTACAGCTGGAGAACAAGAAGTAAGAGCTTGGACTATAGAAGAAGGTACTTTAGCTCCTAAGGCTGCAAGTGAAATACATTCTGATATAGAAAGAGGATTTATAAGAGCAGAAGTTGTTGCTTATGATAAATTTATAGAATATAAAGGATGGGCAGGAAGTAAAGAAAAAGGTACAATGAGATTAGAAGGAAAAGAATATGTAGTAAAAGATGGAGATGTAATGTTCTTTAGATTTAATGTTTAG
- a CDS encoding GTP-binding protein produces the protein MEKTCKGCGLKLQSEDAKKEGYVPYEKLISNQEIVCKRCFRLKHYGENLEKEEDKLSYQVEVKKAIKEADIVMPIFDIIDFESSFTDEIIDLLEDKTILAIINKIDLLPGYIHVAEVSKWIKYYFTENNIYPEDIAYISAKNKYGVNGIFRKIQYIAKNILKKNLDSNIKITVVGVSNVGKSNLINLLLEKNVNTVSKFSGTTKKIIKNKKKIKEYMLTIIDTPGLIPDGRLSDLLNSDLSYKLVPSGEISRKTFRLKENQVFMFENLAYFQVMEIPDGKASAIISAYASREIKFHVTNIDKAKELSKNDFFKFLDEENYNKYFNNEFVTKEFIINENEDFVIAGLGYVEVKRGPITINVTLPKDVKAVVRKSISKNSELEEEIDEDDLCW, from the coding sequence ATGGAAAAAACTTGTAAAGGTTGTGGATTAAAACTACAATCAGAAGATGCAAAAAAAGAAGGATATGTACCATATGAAAAATTAATATCAAATCAAGAAATAGTTTGTAAAAGATGCTTTAGATTAAAACATTATGGTGAAAATTTAGAAAAAGAAGAGGATAAATTAAGCTATCAAGTAGAAGTTAAAAAAGCAATTAAAGAAGCTGATATAGTAATGCCAATTTTTGATATTATAGATTTTGAATCATCTTTTACAGATGAAATAATTGATTTACTAGAAGATAAAACCATTTTAGCCATAATAAATAAGATAGATTTATTGCCAGGATACATACATGTAGCAGAAGTATCTAAATGGATTAAATATTATTTTACTGAAAATAATATATATCCAGAAGATATTGCATATATATCTGCAAAAAATAAATATGGTGTTAATGGTATATTTAGAAAAATACAGTACATAGCTAAAAATATTTTGAAAAAGAATTTAGATAGTAATATTAAAATAACTGTTGTAGGTGTTTCTAATGTTGGTAAATCTAATTTAATTAATTTATTACTTGAAAAAAATGTTAATACAGTTTCAAAATTTTCAGGTACAACTAAGAAAATAATAAAAAATAAAAAGAAAATTAAAGAATATATGTTAACAATAATTGATACACCTGGGTTAATACCTGATGGAAGATTATCAGATTTACTAAATTCTGATTTATCATATAAACTAGTGCCTAGTGGAGAAATTTCAAGAAAGACATTTAGACTTAAGGAAAATCAAGTATTTATGTTTGAAAACTTAGCATATTTTCAAGTTATGGAAATACCTGATGGGAAAGCATCTGCAATAATTTCAGCATATGCATCAAGAGAAATTAAATTTCATGTAACTAATATAGATAAAGCTAAAGAACTTTCAAAAAATGATTTTTTTAAATTTTTAGATGAAGAAAACTACAATAAATATTTCAATAATGAATTTGTAACTAAAGAGTTTATAATAAATGAAAATGAAGATTTTGTGATAGCAGGTTTAGGATATGTAGAAGTAAAAAGAGGACCAATTACTATAAATGTTACTTTGCCTAAAGATGTAAAAGCTGTAGTTAGAAAAAGTATTTCTAAAAATTCAGAACTTGAAGAAGAAATTGATGAGGATGATTTATGCTGGTAA